The Rhodopseudomonas palustris genome window below encodes:
- the dctP gene encoding TRAP transporter substrate-binding protein DctP, with protein MPGSITKSNRRSILKGALAVAAAPAVIGQALAQEKVTWKVQAHWPKASGSFNDSLAVLAKEIAARTDGRLNLELYGAGEIAKDREIYNVVRRGVVQMGTISPAYILGEAQAMGLLYGVPGTLRDSWEMMHLTKNLGIEKMVNEELRPKGVVILAEKAYPTEVVLKRKIGSAAELGSLKIRSAGSMLEYLAAAGASPQQIAGPEIYQAISTGVVDGAHWGAAVGALSMKFWEVAPFHMKPALGFTNDAYIINTAALDKLPADLRLQLLSLIEERYFLRSVEYLHQEAVALNTGKAKMNVEVVRFSDDVLAKFTQASKTILEKETAKGAIAAKGGAAVSKLMSDLGYG; from the coding sequence GTGCCGGGCTCGATCACCAAATCGAATCGTCGAAGCATTTTGAAGGGCGCGCTGGCCGTCGCGGCGGCTCCGGCGGTGATCGGGCAGGCGCTCGCGCAGGAGAAAGTCACCTGGAAGGTCCAGGCGCACTGGCCGAAAGCTTCAGGGTCGTTCAACGACAGTCTCGCGGTGCTCGCCAAAGAGATTGCGGCGCGCACCGATGGGCGCCTCAACCTGGAGCTGTACGGCGCCGGCGAGATCGCCAAGGATCGCGAAATCTACAACGTTGTGCGGCGCGGCGTCGTGCAGATGGGCACGATTTCGCCGGCGTATATTCTCGGCGAAGCGCAGGCGATGGGGCTGCTCTACGGCGTGCCTGGTACGCTGCGTGACTCGTGGGAGATGATGCATCTCACCAAGAATCTCGGTATCGAAAAGATGGTCAACGAGGAATTGCGACCCAAGGGCGTCGTGATCCTGGCCGAGAAGGCCTACCCGACCGAGGTGGTTCTCAAACGAAAGATCGGATCGGCGGCCGAACTCGGCTCGCTGAAGATCCGCTCCGCCGGCTCGATGCTGGAATATCTCGCCGCGGCTGGAGCGTCGCCGCAGCAGATCGCCGGCCCGGAGATCTATCAGGCGATCTCGACCGGCGTCGTGGATGGCGCGCATTGGGGCGCGGCGGTCGGCGCGCTGTCGATGAAATTCTGGGAGGTCGCGCCGTTCCACATGAAGCCGGCTCTCGGCTTCACCAACGACGCCTACATCATCAACACGGCGGCGCTGGACAAGCTGCCTGCGGACCTGCGGCTGCAGCTGCTGTCGTTGATCGAGGAGCGCTATTTCCTGCGCTCGGTGGAGTATCTGCATCAGGAAGCGGTCGCGCTCAACACCGGCAAAGCCAAGATGAACGTCGAGGTGGTGCGGTTTTCCGACGACGTGCTCGCCAAATTCACCCAGGCGTCCAAGACGATCCTGGAGAAGGA